From the Acidilutibacter cellobiosedens genome, one window contains:
- the miaA gene encoding tRNA (adenosine(37)-N6)-dimethylallyltransferase MiaA — protein MPKKIPLCIIAGPTAVGKTDISISVAENLNGEIISADSMQIYKYMDIGTAKVKFEEMKNIPHYMIDIVYPDEEFSVADYKKRAKYYINKIDQNNKLPIVTGGTGFYINSLIYNLSFTEVPSNQELRNKYDLLCKNYGMEYIYEELKKVDVSSAKRINPNDKKRIIRALEIYYTTGKPMSYYYKDFRKRNNSYNAVIIGITMDREKLYKRINKRVEKMIEEGLIEEVNTLLKMGYGPELVSMQGIGYKEIIPYLKGKTTLENAISSIKTNSRRYAKRQLTWFRREKNIEWVNLDNYKSIEEVSDHIIKYVINKLNLNKNKEG, from the coding sequence ATGCCTAAAAAAATTCCTCTTTGTATTATAGCAGGACCGACTGCAGTAGGAAAAACCGACATATCCATATCCGTAGCTGAAAATTTAAATGGAGAAATTATCTCGGCAGATTCCATGCAGATATACAAATATATGGATATAGGAACCGCAAAAGTAAAATTTGAAGAAATGAAAAATATTCCTCATTATATGATAGATATAGTTTACCCAGATGAAGAGTTTTCCGTAGCGGATTACAAGAAAAGAGCAAAATACTATATCAATAAAATAGACCAGAATAATAAATTACCTATAGTTACAGGAGGAACAGGATTTTATATTAATTCTCTTATATATAATTTATCTTTTACTGAAGTTCCTTCTAATCAGGAATTGAGAAATAAATATGATTTATTGTGTAAAAATTATGGAATGGAGTATATTTATGAAGAATTGAAAAAAGTAGATGTTTCCTCTGCCAAAAGGATAAATCCGAATGACAAAAAGAGAATAATCAGAGCATTGGAAATATATTATACTACCGGAAAACCTATGTCTTATTATTATAAAGATTTCAGAAAAAGGAATAATTCTTATAATGCTGTAATAATCGGAATAACTATGGATAGGGAAAAATTATATAAAAGGATTAACAAAAGAGTTGAAAAAATGATAGAGGAGGGATTAATAGAAGAAGTAAATACGCTGCTTAAAATGGGTTATGGCCCAGAATTGGTTTCTATGCAGGGTATAGGATATAAAGAAATCATTCCTTATTTAAAAGGAAAGACTACATTGGAAAATGCCATATCATCTATTAAAACTAATTCCAGAAGATATGCAAAAAGACAACTGACTTGGTTTAGAAGGGAAAAAAATATCGAATGGGTTAATTTAGACAATTACAAAAGCATAGAAGAGGTTTCCGATCATATTATTAAATATGTTATAAATAAATTAAATCTAAACAAAAACAAGGAGGGTTAA
- the hfq gene encoding RNA chaperone Hfq: MKTAINLQDVFLNRVRKENVSITVFLINGYQLRGYVKGFDNYIIILDTDGKQQLIYKHAISTIVPTKVLNVSGKILEEED, encoded by the coding sequence TTGAAAACAGCTATTAATTTACAAGATGTATTTTTAAACAGGGTAAGAAAAGAAAATGTAAGTATAACCGTATTTTTGATTAATGGTTATCAATTGAGGGGATATGTAAAGGGTTTCGACAATTATATAATAATACTGGATACTGATGGAAAACAACAGCTAATATATAAACATGCTATATCAACTATAGTTCCAACTAAGGTTCTTAACGTTTCAGGAAAAATTTTGGAAGAAGAGGACTAA
- a CDS encoding methionine gamma-lyase family protein: MNKYTMNVLCKEFGIKEEVINYTLKRESLIKDKFNDINEIKEYNQYKVINAMHKAKLSSSDFHWTTGYGYGDIGRDKVEKIYSYVFNGEDALVRPTIASGTHAITLVLSGILRPEDEFICITGSPYDTLQKIIGIKGHAKGTLLEYNIKYKEVPLDKNNRIDLKTVLETISKKTKLILIQRSTGYSSRNALTIDDIKEAIKEIKEKFPNIIIMVDNCYGEFTQRLEPIDVGADIMAGSLIKNPGGGIALSGGYAVGKKELIELVACRSTAPGLGKECGLTFGTTRSTLQGLFLSPHVVSEAMKGALLMASVYKGLGFRIVPDLNDERSDIIQGVQLGTPEGVEEFCKGIQQASPVDFYVTPEPWDMPGYEDKVIMAAGGFIDGSSIELSADGPMREPYFAYYQGGLTYEHCKLGVMISLNNLYKKNLIEKCKLI; the protein is encoded by the coding sequence ATGAACAAGTACACAATGAATGTATTATGCAAGGAATTCGGAATAAAAGAAGAAGTTATTAATTATACACTTAAGAGGGAAAGTTTAATCAAGGATAAATTTAATGATATTAATGAAATAAAGGAATACAATCAATATAAAGTCATTAACGCAATGCATAAGGCAAAATTAAGTTCATCAGATTTTCATTGGACAACAGGATATGGTTATGGAGACATAGGAAGAGATAAGGTAGAAAAAATTTATTCCTATGTTTTTAATGGGGAAGATGCTTTAGTAAGACCTACTATTGCATCGGGGACTCATGCCATTACATTAGTGCTTTCCGGAATATTAAGGCCTGAGGATGAATTTATCTGTATTACAGGGAGTCCTTATGATACTCTTCAAAAAATTATAGGAATTAAGGGACATGCGAAAGGAACTCTATTAGAGTATAATATAAAATATAAAGAAGTCCCTTTGGATAAAAACAACAGAATAGATTTAAAAACTGTACTTGAAACAATATCGAAAAAAACCAAATTGATACTTATTCAAAGATCAACAGGGTATAGTTCTCGAAATGCACTAACTATTGATGATATAAAAGAAGCAATAAAAGAAATAAAAGAGAAATTCCCCAATATAATTATAATGGTAGATAATTGCTATGGTGAATTTACTCAAAGATTGGAACCTATTGATGTAGGCGCGGATATAATGGCAGGATCATTGATAAAAAATCCAGGAGGAGGGATAGCTCTCTCCGGAGGATATGCAGTAGGGAAGAAGGAGTTAATAGAACTGGTAGCCTGTAGAAGTACTGCTCCTGGATTAGGAAAGGAATGCGGACTTACCTTTGGAACTACCCGCTCTACATTACAAGGGCTGTTTTTGTCGCCTCATGTAGTGTCGGAAGCCATGAAAGGAGCACTGCTAATGGCTTCTGTTTATAAAGGTCTTGGATTTAGAATTGTTCCGGATTTAAATGATGAAAGAAGTGATATAATCCAGGGAGTACAGTTAGGGACTCCTGAAGGGGTAGAAGAGTTTTGCAAAGGAATTCAGCAGGCTTCTCCTGTCGATTTCTATGTCACTCCGGAGCCATGGGATATGCCTGGATATGAAGATAAGGTTATAATGGCAGCAGGAGGATTTATAGATGGATCTTCTATTGAGCTTAGTGCCGACGGACCTATGAGGGAACCTTATTTTGCTTATTATCAAGGAGGGTTAACCTATGAGCATTGTAAGCTTGGAGTGATGATAAGCTTGAACAATTTATATAAAAAGAATTTAATAGAAAAATGTAAGTTGATTTGA
- a CDS encoding tyrosine recombinase XerC, which produces MENMPAILRDYLDYMETIKGKSPNTVKEYYFDLRTMLRFMKKRFKLVDKNISYDNINIDDVDIQLIKRIRLQDLHGYISYIDKQRNNGNYAKSRKVASIRSFFHYLFSIIEVIEENPAENLEFPKKDNRQPVYLTLEEAENLLDVVQKNPNEIYRKRDYAIITLFLNCGLRLSELVSIDMDKIRNDTLSVIGKGNKERTIYLNESCIEAISRYIDVRPYSDKEKEALFLSKRRQRISNRAVQHMVDKYLKDAGLDTSVYSTHKLRHTAATLMYKYGDVDIRALQEILGHESVATTQIYTHIDDERLRQAVKSNPLSKIKTKD; this is translated from the coding sequence ATGGAAAACATGCCGGCTATACTAAGAGATTACTTGGATTATATGGAGACAATTAAGGGAAAATCTCCAAACACGGTAAAGGAATATTACTTTGATCTGAGAACTATGCTTAGATTTATGAAAAAAAGATTTAAATTAGTGGATAAAAATATTTCTTACGACAATATAAATATTGATGATGTTGATATCCAATTGATAAAAAGAATTCGTCTTCAGGACCTCCACGGATATATTTCTTATATAGATAAACAGAGAAACAACGGCAATTATGCAAAATCAAGAAAAGTAGCAAGCATCCGTTCTTTTTTCCATTATCTTTTTAGCATAATTGAAGTTATAGAAGAAAATCCCGCTGAAAATTTAGAATTTCCCAAGAAGGATAACCGCCAACCCGTTTATTTAACTTTAGAAGAAGCAGAAAATCTTTTGGATGTTGTACAAAAAAATCCAAATGAAATATATAGGAAAAGAGATTATGCAATTATTACCCTATTTCTTAACTGCGGTCTCAGACTATCCGAACTTGTAAGTATAGACATGGATAAGATTAGAAATGATACCTTATCAGTAATAGGAAAAGGAAATAAAGAAAGGACTATTTACTTAAATGAATCATGTATAGAAGCTATTAGCAGATACATTGATGTCCGCCCTTATTCTGATAAGGAAAAGGAAGCTTTATTCTTGAGCAAAAGAAGGCAGCGAATCAGCAATAGAGCTGTTCAGCATATGGTTGATAAATATTTAAAAGATGCGGGTTTAGATACATCTGTTTATTCTACCCATAAATTGAGACATACGGCAGCTACATTGATGTATAAATACGGCGATGTTGATATCAGAGCTTTACAGGAAATTTTAGGCCATGAAAGCGTAGCTACTACTCAAATATATACCCATATAGATGACGAAAGATTGAGACAAGCTGTAAAAAGTAATCCTCTCTCTAAAATCAAGACAAAGGATTAA
- a CDS encoding DeoR/GlpR family DNA-binding transcription regulator — protein sequence MSKMFTEERHNEILNVLNNEGKVVVNDLSEKFNVTKDCIRKDLKILEKRNLLKRTYGGAVPIRKSALYENIDERRNLNLESKAMIAEKAFNLIENNETVFLDISTTNILLAKLISKSDKKLTVVTNMLDIISVINSNENDIKIICPGGIVNKALNGFTGSMTIESILNYRFSKAFIGSCGINIFDKSITTFDFDDGNTKKAVIKNSKTIYLVMENKKFYFDGSFKFATLNDIDAIVTEDYPGKDIANILDKVNVELI from the coding sequence ATGTCTAAAATGTTCACAGAAGAAAGACATAATGAAATACTGAATGTATTAAACAACGAAGGGAAAGTTGTCGTCAACGATTTGAGTGAAAAATTTAACGTTACTAAGGATTGCATCAGAAAGGATTTAAAAATACTTGAAAAAAGAAATTTGTTGAAAAGAACTTATGGTGGAGCTGTCCCTATACGAAAATCTGCTCTGTATGAAAATATAGACGAGAGAAGAAATTTAAATTTAGAATCTAAAGCCATGATTGCTGAAAAAGCCTTTAATTTAATAGAAAATAATGAAACTGTATTTTTAGATATATCTACAACCAATATACTTCTTGCAAAACTTATTTCAAAATCTGATAAAAAATTAACGGTAGTAACAAATATGCTGGATATTATATCGGTTATAAATAGTAATGAAAATGATATTAAGATTATCTGTCCGGGCGGTATAGTAAATAAGGCTTTAAACGGTTTTACAGGTTCCATGACAATTGAAAGCATTTTAAATTATAGATTTTCCAAAGCTTTTATAGGTAGTTGCGGTATAAATATATTTGATAAAAGTATTACAACTTTTGATTTTGACGATGGAAATACAAAAAAAGCCGTAATAAAAAACAGTAAGACTATCTATCTTGTCATGGAAAATAAAAAGTTTTATTTTGACGGCAGTTTTAAATTTGCTACTCTGAATGACATAGATGCTATAGTAACGGAAGATTATCCCGGTAAAGATATAGCTAATATATTGGATAAAGTAAATGTAGAGCTTATTTAA
- a CDS encoding fructose-6-phosphate aldolase: MKFMFDTANIEDIKEYKDIFPITGITNNPSIIKKEGKIDFFNHFKEIRKILGFEKSIHIQVVAENCEGIIKDAETILENIDNKIYIKIPVTEEGLKAMRLLKSKGVNITATAVYTKIQSLLALETGADFIAPYFNRMENIGINPREVIETTANMINKYNYSTEILTASFRNIGQVVDAFSSGSQAVTVPPQILHDSLMMPSIQKAIGDFTLDWENIFGKEKSIYNL, translated from the coding sequence ATGAAATTTATGTTTGATACGGCTAATATTGAGGATATTAAAGAGTACAAAGATATTTTTCCTATAACAGGTATTACAAATAATCCAAGTATTATAAAAAAAGAAGGTAAAATTGATTTTTTTAATCATTTTAAAGAAATACGAAAAATATTGGGCTTTGAAAAAAGCATCCATATTCAGGTTGTGGCTGAAAATTGTGAGGGTATAATAAAAGACGCAGAAACAATACTTGAAAATATAGATAATAAAATATATATAAAAATACCTGTTACCGAAGAGGGATTGAAAGCTATGAGATTATTAAAATCCAAGGGAGTAAATATTACTGCAACGGCAGTTTATACAAAAATTCAAAGCCTTTTGGCTCTTGAAACAGGAGCTGATTTTATTGCACCGTATTTTAACAGAATGGAGAATATAGGTATAAATCCAAGAGAGGTAATAGAAACAACAGCAAATATGATAAATAAATATAATTATTCAACAGAAATACTTACAGCAAGTTTTAGAAATATAGGGCAGGTCGTAGATGCATTTTCTTCAGGTTCACAAGCCGTAACAGTACCACCTCAAATTTTACATGATTCACTTATGATGCCTTCAATACAAAAAGCTATAGGAGATTTTACTTTAGATTGGGAAAACATCTTTGGAAAAGAAAAGTCTATCTATAATTTATAA
- a CDS encoding ribulose-phosphate 3-epimerase: protein MKKIIENDINISASVSCMDLCHLKKDMEEVEKSGVSFYHFDVVDGKFNRCFILGEPTLKCMSKETDLPIEVHLAVYEPEKFIENYAKNGADYIAVHYEAVKNFNKIFGMIRHYGAEPILAYKSTTPPGEDFISLAKEVPWILKLTVNPGFSGQKMQTTAVKHIRQMRKMLNDADLKTRIQADGNVNVSTIPIIVKAGADILTGGTSGLFLENYTVKKCCSKMIEAAKNAM, encoded by the coding sequence ATGAAAAAAATAATAGAAAATGATATTAACATATCTGCTTCTGTATCATGTATGGACCTTTGTCATCTAAAAAAGGATATGGAAGAAGTAGAAAAGAGCGGGGTATCTTTTTATCATTTTGATGTAGTGGACGGAAAATTTAACAGGTGTTTTATCTTAGGTGAACCTACTTTAAAATGTATGAGCAAAGAAACCGATTTACCTATTGAAGTACATTTAGCAGTATATGAGCCCGAAAAATTTATAGAGAATTACGCTAAAAATGGGGCGGATTATATAGCAGTTCATTATGAGGCTGTGAAAAATTTCAATAAAATATTTGGTATGATCCGCCATTACGGAGCAGAACCAATACTTGCCTATAAATCAACAACTCCGCCGGGAGAGGATTTTATATCATTGGCAAAGGAAGTCCCGTGGATATTAAAGCTTACAGTTAATCCGGGATTTTCGGGACAAAAAATGCAAACTACAGCAGTTAAACATATTCGTCAGATGAGAAAAATGTTAAATGATGCAGATTTAAAGACAAGAATTCAAGCAGATGGAAATGTTAATGTAAGTACAATTCCAATAATTGTAAAGGCAGGGGCTGATATTTTAACAGGTGGAACGTCAGGATTGTTTTTAGAAAATTATACAGTAAAAAAATGCTGCTCCAAGATGATTGAAGCTGCCAAAAATGCTATGTAA
- a CDS encoding DUF4179 domain-containing protein produces MKKSKNMYELINNMEFNLEGYEIQELSDIEKQNLKNNFKKKKLNFKKIVTVAAALVLTVGIFSQTETGKYVYAAFESKVSKISYSIGKSLGIERNIEPYSNVVGQVREDNGVEVKLGEVIIDKDELIFSTIVNANKPVEFARFDTEIFINGEKLTNYSMSGTGGAIDDSQETIFMVDSVDVKGIELNKDVDINIILRNMNYFDGKDEKKISGKWEFEFTANGDELAADTYTLPMNYSFNIDNLNYNLEEFRYNPVNQKIIGKIRGESDKDYELDLRGQDNLGNKVVFSLRRMSDKNFILAYENIYGDLSDKAASVTLTPYAREFPKKSGKVSGEFKKVGESFTINLKSKTK; encoded by the coding sequence GTGAAAAAGTCTAAAAACATGTATGAACTGATAAATAACATGGAGTTCAACTTAGAAGGCTATGAAATACAAGAATTAAGTGATATAGAGAAGCAAAACTTAAAAAATAATTTTAAGAAGAAAAAGCTTAATTTTAAAAAGATTGTTACTGTTGCGGCAGCTTTAGTTTTAACTGTAGGAATTTTTAGTCAAACGGAAACCGGTAAATATGTATATGCCGCTTTTGAGTCAAAGGTTTCAAAAATATCATATTCTATCGGAAAATCTCTTGGCATTGAAAGAAATATTGAGCCTTATTCAAATGTAGTCGGACAAGTGAGAGAAGATAATGGAGTTGAAGTAAAATTAGGGGAAGTGATTATAGATAAAGATGAATTAATCTTTTCTACCATAGTAAATGCAAATAAGCCCGTAGAATTTGCTCGTTTTGATACTGAAATTTTTATAAACGGAGAAAAACTTACAAATTATAGTATGTCAGGAACCGGAGGAGCAATAGACGATTCTCAAGAAACAATTTTTATGGTTGATTCTGTTGATGTAAAAGGTATCGAATTAAATAAAGATGTAGATATAAATATTATATTAAGAAATATGAATTATTTTGACGGGAAAGATGAAAAAAAGATAAGCGGAAAATGGGAATTTGAATTTACTGCAAATGGCGACGAACTTGCAGCTGATACTTATACATTGCCAATGAACTATTCATTTAATATAGACAATTTAAATTATAATTTGGAGGAATTCAGATATAATCCGGTAAATCAAAAGATAATCGGAAAAATTAGAGGAGAGTCCGACAAAGATTATGAATTGGATCTGAGAGGTCAGGACAATTTAGGAAATAAGGTGGTTTTTTCATTGAGAAGGATGAGTGATAAAAATTTTATACTTGCTTATGAAAATATTTACGGAGATTTATCCGATAAAGCTGCATCTGTTACTTTAACTCCTTATGCCCGGGAATTTCCTAAAAAGAGCGGTAAGGTAAGCGGAGAATTTAAAAAAGTAGGAGAGAGCTTTACCATTAATTTAAAGTCTAAAACGAAATAA
- the mutL gene encoding DNA mismatch repair endonuclease MutL, translating into MSKIKLLDEKTKAQIAAGEVIERPASVVKELIENSIDAESKFIVIEIKNGGKSYIRVTDDGTGIDKDDIDYAFFRYSTSKIRSVEDLNHIYSLGFRGEALASISTIGKVEALTKTRDNNMGIQVLVENGKIKEKNIIGCQDGTTMIVKDIFYNLPVRQKFLKDENVESNYIGNIVNKLSLGNPNISFKYIRDNKMTLKTPGNGDLSSCIYSVLGKEILKGLIEVKSTYDSIKVYGLISNNNVYRGNRSHQYIYINGRYIKSYFLSGIIQECYRSLIPINKYPVFILFIEMDPQLIDINVHPTKQEIKFKNEKAVKDVVQGIIRDSLKSGLKIHDINFTESKKDEKSKENIDYIDIVTENRDDKHYNDNVYDYYNEKIEEQQKNGYNNYNEREIVVIDERENNTQKPHEEYNFIDNNTVQIKNIFKNCRKVGILFSTYILLEDRINDYVYLIDQHAAHERIMYEKYKKEYENENVAVQMLISPEVLDLTNDELNLVKDNKELFNKLGFEIEDFGYSSILIRGVPLIFGKPNNKELIYLIIDSLNNNIKSNYEVKIEKIMKIACTSAIKGGDKIHDMEIDSLINELGKAENPFTCPHGRPVFIKMSRKDLEKEFKRII; encoded by the coding sequence ATGTCAAAAATTAAACTGTTAGATGAAAAAACAAAAGCTCAAATTGCGGCAGGAGAGGTAATAGAAAGGCCGGCTTCGGTCGTAAAAGAGCTTATAGAAAATTCAATAGATGCGGAATCAAAATTTATAGTGATTGAGATAAAAAATGGTGGGAAGTCCTATATAAGAGTTACCGACGACGGAACAGGAATAGACAAAGATGATATAGACTATGCTTTTTTTAGATATTCTACAAGTAAAATAAGATCTGTTGAAGATTTAAATCATATATATTCTTTGGGATTTAGGGGAGAAGCCTTAGCAAGTATATCCACCATAGGGAAAGTTGAAGCTTTGACAAAAACTCGTGATAACAACATGGGTATTCAGGTATTGGTAGAAAACGGGAAGATTAAAGAGAAGAACATTATAGGTTGTCAGGATGGAACCACCATGATCGTAAAAGATATTTTTTATAATCTTCCTGTAAGGCAAAAATTTTTAAAGGATGAAAATGTAGAATCAAACTATATAGGCAATATAGTTAATAAGTTATCCTTGGGAAATCCAAATATATCTTTTAAATATATTAGGGATAACAAAATGACTTTAAAAACTCCTGGTAATGGAGATTTATCTTCCTGCATATATTCTGTTTTAGGTAAGGAAATTTTAAAGGGATTGATTGAAGTTAAAAGCACTTATGACAGCATAAAAGTATATGGTCTCATATCAAACAACAACGTCTACAGAGGGAACAGAAGTCATCAATATATATATATAAACGGCAGATATATAAAAAGCTATTTTTTATCGGGGATAATACAGGAATGTTATAGATCCCTAATCCCTATAAACAAATATCCTGTCTTTATATTATTTATAGAGATGGATCCACAGTTAATAGATATAAATGTTCATCCTACAAAGCAGGAAATAAAATTTAAAAATGAAAAAGCTGTTAAAGATGTAGTTCAAGGAATTATAAGAGATAGTTTAAAAAGCGGTTTGAAAATACACGATATAAATTTTACAGAAAGTAAGAAAGATGAAAAATCCAAAGAAAATATTGATTATATAGATATAGTTACAGAAAATAGAGATGATAAACATTATAATGATAATGTTTATGATTATTATAATGAAAAAATTGAAGAACAGCAAAAAAATGGCTATAATAATTATAATGAAAGAGAAATAGTAGTTATCGATGAAAGAGAAAACAATACCCAAAAACCTCATGAAGAATATAATTTTATAGATAATAATACCGTCCAAATCAAAAACATTTTTAAAAATTGCCGTAAAGTTGGAATATTGTTTTCAACTTATATATTATTGGAAGACAGAATTAATGATTATGTATATTTGATAGATCAACATGCTGCTCATGAAAGAATTATGTATGAAAAGTATAAGAAGGAATATGAAAATGAAAATGTGGCAGTTCAAATGCTTATCAGTCCAGAGGTCTTAGATTTAACTAATGATGAGCTAAATTTAGTAAAGGATAATAAAGAACTTTTTAACAAGCTGGGCTTTGAAATAGAAGATTTCGGATATAGCAGTATTTTAATAAGAGGAGTGCCTTTAATATTTGGAAAACCCAATAATAAGGAATTGATATATTTAATAATAGATTCGCTGAATAATAATATTAAAAGTAATTATGAAGTAAAAATCGAAAAAATCATGAAAATTGCATGTACAAGTGCAATTAAAGGTGGAGATAAAATTCATGATATGGAAATAGATAGTTTAATCAATGAACTTGGAAAAGCAGAAAATCCTTTTACTTGTCCTCATGGAAGGCCTGTATTTATAAAGATGAGCAGAAAGGATTTAGAAAAAGAATTTAAAAGAATTATATAA
- the lexA gene encoding transcriptional repressor LexA, producing MYEDLNAKQSEILNFIKDEVNQKGYPPSVREICRAVKLSSTSSVHAHLEKLQKKGYIKKDPSKPRAIEILYGDYTNSSRKTVQVPIIGKVTAGQPILAVQNFDGMFPLPKNFVADNDVFMLKVYGESMIDAGIYDGDYVIVRQQTTAENGDIIVALIDEESATVKRFFKEKDHIRLQPENPTMDPIIVKNVIVLGKVIGLFRKM from the coding sequence ATGTATGAAGATCTAAATGCGAAACAATCTGAAATTTTAAATTTTATTAAAGATGAAGTAAATCAGAAAGGATACCCCCCTTCTGTCAGAGAGATATGCCGTGCTGTAAAACTAAGTTCTACTTCTTCCGTTCATGCTCATTTAGAAAAACTTCAAAAAAAGGGTTACATAAAAAAAGACCCTTCTAAACCGAGGGCCATAGAAATACTTTACGGTGATTATACCAATTCCAGTAGAAAAACTGTTCAAGTCCCCATTATAGGAAAGGTTACTGCCGGTCAGCCTATTCTTGCGGTACAAAATTTTGATGGCATGTTTCCCCTGCCTAAAAATTTTGTGGCAGATAATGATGTCTTTATGTTGAAAGTCTATGGAGAAAGTATGATCGATGCGGGAATATACGACGGAGATTATGTAATAGTAAGGCAACAGACTACTGCCGAAAACGGTGATATAATCGTAGCACTTATTGACGAAGAAAGTGCTACCGTTAAAAGATTTTTTAAGGAAAAAGACCATATACGGCTTCAACCTGAAAATCCTACAATGGATCCTATAATCGTTAAAAATGTAATAGTATTGGGAAAAGTCATAGGATTGTTTAGAAAAATGTAA